In Nitrospinota bacterium, the genomic stretch CCGCGGAGATATGGGACGCCGTCGAAGAGATAAAGCGATTTACCGGCGAATCGTACACCGAAGAGGTTCTATCAAAAATCTTTGACGAGTTCTGCATCGGCAAATGAAGTACGACGTAATCGTGATTGGCGGAGGGCATGCCGGGTGCGAGGCGGCACACGCATCGGCAAAGCTCGGTTGCGCCACAGCGATGATCCTCCCCGATATAAAAAGCATCGCAAGGATGTCGTGCAATCCCGCTATCGGGGGGCCGGGGAAGAGCCAGATAGTATCGGAGATCGATGCCCTCGGCGGGCTGATGGCCTCCGTTACCGACCGAAGCGGAATACAGTTCCGCACCCTCAACGCCAGCAAGGGAGCGGCTGTCCGGGCAAACAGGGCGCAGGCCGATACTGCCGTCTATGAGAACGTGATGATGGAAACCCTCCAGGCGGTGGAGAACCTTTCAATGGTCGAGGGGAGCGTGTCCGGCATAATCGCGGAGGGGGGGAAGGTACTGGGCGTTCGCCTCAAATCCGGCGAGGAGCTTCCATGCAAAGCGTTGATAGTCTGTACCGGGACATTTCTCAACGGCCTTCTGCACACCGGGATGGAGAGCAGGCCAGGGGGGAGGAACGGTGAGCCCCCCTCGAAGGATCTCTCCGAATCGTTAAAAAAAATCGGCTTTGAGCTGAGCAGAATGAAAACAGGCACCCCGCCAAGACTACACCGCGACACCATCAACTACTCAAAACTCGCCATTCAGCCCGGCGATATTCCGCCAAGACCCTTTTCATTCTTCACAGAAAAACTCGAAAGGCCGGCAGTCCCGTGCCATCTCACATGGACAAACGAAAAAACCCACGAGGTGATAAGGAGATCGTTCGACCGCTCCCCGCTCTTCACGGGGGTGATCGAAGGTATCGGCCCCAGGTATTGCCCATCCATCGAAGACAAGGTGGTCCGTTTCCCGGAGCGGAACTCGCATCACATATTCATAGAGCCTGTCTCGCAAAGCTCCTCTCTTGTCTATCCGAACGGAATATCAACCTCGCTTCCGGCTGACGTACAGTTGGATTTCGTTCGCACCGTGAGCGGGCTTGAGGATGCGCAAATTGTTATCCCCGGCTACGCGGTTGAATACGATTTCGCTCCACCGACGCAGATCTTCCCTACGCTTGAAACGAAACTTGTATCTAACCTCTATTTTGCCGGACAGATAAACGGCACTTCCGGGTACGAAGAGGCGGCGGGACAGGGGATCCTCGCCGGAATAAACGCCGCATTGAAACTGCAAGGAAGGGAACCGGTCATCTTCCGGCGCCAGGAGAGCTACATCGGCGTAATGGTGGACGACCTCACCACGCTTGGGACAGACGAACCTTACAGGATGTTCACCTCCCGCGCCGAGCACCGGCTTCTGCTGAGACAGGATAACGCAGACACCCGCTTCTGCGGTATCGGAAGGGAAATAGGCCTCCTCCCGGAAGAGAAGTACCTTTTCTTTCTTGATAAACAGCGGAAGATAAAAAAACTGGTCTCCCGCCTGAAAGCGGAACAGCTCACGCCGTCGAAAGAGAACCTGCAAAAACTCAAGAATGCCGGTCTGCCGGAACCTGCCGATATATTGAGCCTCGCGCAATACCTGAAAAGACCGGACGTCTCGCTGAAGGATGAATCGGTTTTCGGGGATATGTCGGAATTTACCCAGGACGAGATCGAAAGAAGCGAGATAGAGATAAAGTATGAAGGGTACATCACCCGCCAGAAGCAGTGGATAAAGGAGTTGGAAGGGGTAGACAAAATGCCTCTCGGCAGGGAGACCGACTACAAAAATATCTCCGGCCTCTCCAGGGAGGTTGTTCAAAAACTTGAAAGTGTCCGCCCTGTCACATTCGGACAGGCGTCGAGGATCTCCGGCGTTACCCCCGCCGCGCTCTCTATGCTTTTAATCCATTTGAAAACAGGGGGCGGGAAGACAAAACATGTCCCCCCCAATGAGTGAATTTTGTCTATTGGTAACTTTGAGAGCATGATGAACGACCACCAGCGGGAAAAAATAGAAAAATACCTTGCGGAACTTTACCGCTGGAACAAAAAGATCAACCTCACCTCGGTCGATGAAGAGAAGGCATGGGAGACCCTCGTGGAGCCGTCGCTGGCGATGCTCGAATTCTTCCCCTCGCATGAAGGATTAAAGGTATTCGACATCGGCTCGGGGGGCGGGATACCTGCGATAATCCTGGCGGTCGCGATGCCGGGGAACACGTTCTTCGCAGTTGAATCTGTCGCGAAGAAGTGCGATTTCCTTACGCACATCGTCGCTATGCTGAAGATCGAGAACCTCCTCCCGCTTAACGTCCACACAAGTTCGATCCTTGAAAAGGAGGAGTATTTCGAGTCGGCTGATGTGGTCACGTCAAGACAGGTAAAGCCGAAGGAAGTTCTGGAAGCGGCCCGCCATCTCCTGCATGGCGGCGGGGTGGCTATTCTCCATAGATCGCCGAAAGAGGATTACGAGGAACCCGGTTTCAGGCTGACAGGCTCGAACAACAGCTCCGTCTCCCTGACAATGGAGTGAATACTCGCCACAACCTGCTAATATATAAATGCTACTGCTGAACGCCACTCCCGGTTACGGCTCTCCTCCGAACCGCGCGATCTTGCGATATTGAAGACAAAGCAGAAGTAAAAAAAATGGATAAATACACGAAACTCGAAGAGCTGAAATCGAACATCAACAAATGCGTACTCTGCGCCGGGTGCCACGCCGGATGCCCTACCTATCAGCACTCCCGAATGGAACACGATTCCGCGCGCGGCAAGGTGCTTCTAGCAGGCGCGTTGATGAGAGGCGAGATAGAGCCGGACAAAAAGCTGATGGAAAAATTCGAGCACTGTCTCACCTGCATGAACTGCCGGGAGGTCTGCCCCGCCGGAGCCGAACCGGTAAAGGTAATTAACGCGGCGAGAAGCGAGATTTTCACGCGAACGAACGGGAACAGGACAGCACGCTACATATATAACAGCATCCTGCCTGAAAAAAGGTTCCTCTCCATGTTCTCGAAAGGGATGGCACTGGCAACGTCCATTTTCAGGCTTCTCCCCTCAATGCCCGGACTCCCCTTTGTAAAGGATGGAAGGAAGCGTATCTTTCCGAATTTTAAACTCGGAAATCTTAAAAAGGATCTCCCCGATGTAATTCCGGCAGACGGAAAACCGCTTCTTAAAGCTGCCTATTTTACCGGTTGCATGGCAGACGCGGCATTTCACGACACCGGCAAGGCTGTAATAGATCTCCTTCATTCCGCCGGCATTGAGGTGCATCTTTTCAGGGACGAGGTATGCTGTTCCGCTCCCGCCTATTTCGCCGGTGATCATGATAGCTCGAAAGTGATGGCGGATAAAAATATCGAACTTTTCACCTCAAGGGAGGTCGATCTTATCGTCACGAGTTGCGCCACTTGCGGGTCGATGCTGAAAGAGATCTACCCGAAGATCGCGAGCCACCCCAAAAAAGAGGAATTTTCAGAAAAGATCATCGACTATCAGAAACTGATTGCCGATAAACTCACGGAAAAAATCAAATACGAAAAAGGGGGAACACCTCTCCGTGTTACATACCACGACCCATGCCATCTGAACAGGGGGATGAACATAAACAAGGAGCCGAGAGAGATACTGAAAAAACTTCCCGGCGTTGAATTCGTTGAGATGGAAAATCCGGGGAGCTGTTGCGGAGGCGCCGGCTCGTTTGCGCTGAAGTTTTACGGCGACTCCGTAGACATTGGACGAAGCAAGGGGGAGGCGATAGCAAAATCGGGAGCGGATATGGTTGTAACCGCATGCCCGTCATGCCGGATGCAGTTGAAGGATATTGCCACCCGCTATGCTCCCGGAGTAGAAGTGACCGATACAGCCGTTTTATTAGGGAAACTCCTTAAGAAGTGAATTTTGGGCCTGCATGATGGTAAACTTCCCATAGAATGCTGGAAAACCTGTTTAAAAAGAGCGGAAAACTCCTTTTCCTTGTACCGGGAAAATACTGGACGGGAGCGACCGCCGTCACAGCCAGCCTGATGCTCCTCGGTATCGGCAACACGATAATATCAAAACCGGAAATGCCGAAAACCGCTTCCATGAACATGGATGAGATCGACTCGGATCTTTCAGGAGTATTCGAAAGAAATGCTGTACAGATACCACCTTCACTCCTGGAAGAGAACATCTTCCGAAACGAACGCAAGAGCTACACCCCACCCTCTTCCCCTGCACAACAGGGTGATACCGCTAAGGAGAACGACACCTTCCCAGATATAAAACTCAAGGGGACGATCCTCGCCGGCGACAAGCGGATTGCCATACTTGACGGCGTCGTAAGGAAATACATCAAAACGGAAATCCATGAGCGCCCCGGCCTTAGCGGAGCGAAATTCCTTGAGGCGAAGGCAAAGGGAGAGAACTTTGAACTCCAGCCGATCGGGGAGGAAAAGCTAGCGGGTGAATCCTTTTACGAAGGCGCAGAAGTATCGAGCCATATAATCGAACGGATATATGAGGACCACATTGAAGTGACAAATATCAATACCGGAAAAAGGACATCGGTATATCTCGACATTGAAGAGCATGAAAATCATAAAAAAGCCGAACTGGCAGGAATAAAGAAAAACCCCGACGTAAAACCTCAGATGTCGGACTACGAGCTAAGCGGCGCCAGAACAAAAGGGAAATAACTTGAGCGAACTTGGAACCATAGAACAGATACTTAAAAATTCCGGGCGGATACCGGAAGAGAACTGGAGATCTATAAAAAATCAGTCCGCCGCCGGAAGGCAATCGCTCTGGAAAACCGCTGTAGCGCTTGGATATGTATCCGAGATAGAGGTGCTTAAGGCGATCGCGGAAAAATTCAATCTCCATCTTTACGACAAGGGGGATCTCCCGGAATCTTCTTTCGATCTGAAACGCCACAACGTATCTCTCGGCTTTCTTTCGGAAAACAAAATATACCCGGTGAAGACAAGCGGCGAGGTGGTGGAAGCTGTCGTAAACGACCCCGCGTCGATACCTCTTGTTGAAGCGATGTTCGTCGGAGAGGATAAAACAGTAGTCGCGAGTCTGGCAACCGAAAATCTAATCCATCACGCGATAGAAAAACGGTTCGGCACAGGAGCCTCGGTCATGGAATCGATCGTCGACAGGGTCGGCGCCATGGATAGTATGGCCGGCGAAGACGAGGAGGAAAGCATCGATTCCCTCGCCGACCTGGCAAGCGGCGCACCTGTCATCAAGATAGTAAACCTCCTTATCTCCCGCGCCGTAGAAACAGGCGCCTCCGATATTCACATAGAACCTTTTGAAAAGATCCTGTATGTCAGGTACCGCATAGACGGCGTTCTGCACGGGATGGAAGCTCCCCCTCTGAAAATGCACCCTTCGATCGTTTCCAGAGTGAAGATCATGGCAAGACTGAACATAGCGGAGAAGAGGCTTCCGCAGGACGGGAGAATGCGGAGTAGGATAGGAGGGAGGGATATCGACATGCGCGTATCCATAATCCCGACCGTTTACGGCGAATCGGTGGTAATCAGGATTCTCGATCGCGGAAACGTCCTGGTAGAACTTGAAAAACTAGGCTTCCCCGAGAATGAACTGACGATCCTGAACGAAATCATTAAAAGACCGTACGGAATGCTTTTGGTGACCGGCCCTACCGGTAGCGGAAAAACAACAACTCTTTACGCGGCGCTTCAAAAGATTAACACGCCGGACAAAAAGATAATCACCATCGAAGACCCGGTCGAATACCAGATGCAGGGAGTGAACCAGATACCGGTGCGTCCGAATATCGGGCTTACTTTCCAAAACGGCCTCAGGTCGATAGTCAGGCAGGACCCGGACGTAATAATGGTGGGAGAAATCAGAGATGTGGAGACGGCGGAGATCGCCATCCAGGCTTCCCTTACGGGCCACATGGTTTTCTCGACTGTCCATACAAACGATTCCGCCGGAGCGATAACCCGCCTCCTCGATATGGGTGTGGAACATTACCTGATAAGCTCCGCGCTGGTCGGTGCGCTTGCCCAAAGGCTCGTGCGAATACTCTGCACATCATGCCGAACCCCATACAAGCCCGACAGGGAAACATTGAAAATGATATCGGGCAAATCCTCCGCCATCGACACCACCATCTACCGTGAGAACGGATGCGTAGAGTGCGCCCATACAGGATACCGCGGGAGGATCGGGATCTATGAACTCCTTAATATCGATGACGAAATACGAAATCTTATTCTCTCGAAAACCAGCTCGCACATCATCAAGGAGAAAGCCCGCGAAAAGGGGCTCATCACACTTCGCGAAGACGGCTGGAGAAAAGTGCGCGAAGGTATCACGTCAGTCTCTGAAGTGATAAGAGTTACGACTGCCGAGGTCATCTGATGCCGATCTTCAGCTACATGGCTACCGACCCTTCCGGGAAAACTGCTACCGGCGTTATGGAAGCCCCGGACAAGGACGCGGTAATAGAAAAACTTCAGCGGGAAAGGTTTTTCCCCATCTCCATCGAACCTCAAAGAAAGTCCAGAAAAGGAGGGCTGGAACTTCCGTTCATGAAAAAATCGCTCTCGCCAAAAGAGACGATGAACTTCACCAGCCAGATGGCAACGCTCCTTCGTTCCGGAATGGAGATCGACAGATGCCTCAATGTGCTTCTTGAACTCGCGGATACCGAAAAAGGGCGCGAAACGATACGGCGCATAAGAGACTCGGTTAACGGCGGGGACACTCTCTCGACGGCGATGGGGAAGCAGAAGGGGGCCTTCACCACGCTCTACCTGAGCATGGTAAGAGCCGGCGAGACGGGAGGATTCCTTGAAAAAACCTTTGACCGCCTTGCATGGTTCCTCGATAGCAGGATGAAAATGATCGAATCCATAAAATCGGCGCTTGTGTATCCCGCGGTCGTCGCACTTACAGGTTTTGCCGCGATACTTGTACTCGCTACAAATGTGATACCGCGCTTTGCCTCCATCTTCGAAAAGATGGGTGGGGAGCTTCCCGCCTCGACAAGGTTCCTTGTGGCTTCCAGCAATTTCATACTTAACAACTGGATCGTACTTTCAATCGCGATCTTCGCTGTCATCGCGGGGATAAAAGCGTATATCTCTTCCGAGAACGGGAAAAGAAAATGGGACGCTCTCCTTTTCCACGTCCCTCTTGTCGGAGATATAATAAAAAAATCTTCCGTAGCGCAATTTACCAGAACCCTCGGCACCCTTTTGCAAAGCGGAGTTCCGATAGTCGAAGCGCTCGAAATAGTGAAACTGACACTCTCCAATACCGTCATATCCGATGCGGTTGGCAAAACGATCCAGGACGTCAAGGAAGGGAGAAGGATATCAAAAAGATTGAAAGATACAGGAGTATTCCCTACTCTTGCGGTTCATATGACGCTGGTCGGTGAAGAGACCGGCACCCTTGACGAAATGATGCTCAGAATGGCGCACATTTACGACGGGGAGGTGGAGACAAGCGTTAAAAGGGCTCTGACCCTATTTGAACCCGCAATGATCCTTGTGATGGGCCTAGGCGTCGCGTTTATCGTTGTCTCCATGCTTACCGCAATCGTATCGATAAACGACCTCCCGTTTTAAAAAGCTCTCAGCACGGGATAAAGAAAAACCGCAAATTGTTCGATGTGAAAAAAATTTTTCGTTTTCGCCCGGCGAAGAGCGAAAACAAAGGAACAGCTTCCAGATGAGTATTGATCCGGCAGGTTTGAAACCTGTGGTCTACCTGCTCTCTTTCGGCTTTAAGGCTTTCTCCTTTTCATCCTTTTCCTTTTTCAGCCTCTCCCGTTTCGATATCTGCATGTCCCACTTCTCTTCAGGCGTCGGATCGCGGTACAACTGCGGGCCCATGACCATCCCCTTTACCGGGTTTTCCTTTGTCATGGCGTAATAGGAAATAATCGTCAGGATTATTCCAATTACAATAAAACCAGGGGAAAACATGCTACCTTCCTTATCGTGAAGATTCTTGAAAGTCTGCTTGTCGATATTCGACATCAGGTTTATCTTGTGATCCTTGTCAAAATCCTTCAACACAATCCCGCATTCAGTGCAAACGGATGCGCCGTCATTCAGATTTGCTCCGCAATCAGGACATTCCATTCGATATCTCCTTGCATAAAAAAAAATAAATTCCCGTTCCGTCCCTAAAAAACGGACCTCTCCCAGACATG encodes the following:
- the mnmG gene encoding tRNA uridine-5-carboxymethylaminomethyl(34) synthesis enzyme MnmG; the protein is MKYDVIVIGGGHAGCEAAHASAKLGCATAMILPDIKSIARMSCNPAIGGPGKSQIVSEIDALGGLMASVTDRSGIQFRTLNASKGAAVRANRAQADTAVYENVMMETLQAVENLSMVEGSVSGIIAEGGKVLGVRLKSGEELPCKALIVCTGTFLNGLLHTGMESRPGGRNGEPPSKDLSESLKKIGFELSRMKTGTPPRLHRDTINYSKLAIQPGDIPPRPFSFFTEKLERPAVPCHLTWTNEKTHEVIRRSFDRSPLFTGVIEGIGPRYCPSIEDKVVRFPERNSHHIFIEPVSQSSSLVYPNGISTSLPADVQLDFVRTVSGLEDAQIVIPGYAVEYDFAPPTQIFPTLETKLVSNLYFAGQINGTSGYEEAAGQGILAGINAALKLQGREPVIFRRQESYIGVMVDDLTTLGTDEPYRMFTSRAEHRLLLRQDNADTRFCGIGREIGLLPEEKYLFFLDKQRKIKKLVSRLKAEQLTPSKENLQKLKNAGLPEPADILSLAQYLKRPDVSLKDESVFGDMSEFTQDEIERSEIEIKYEGYITRQKQWIKELEGVDKMPLGRETDYKNISGLSREVVQKLESVRPVTFGQASRISGVTPAALSMLLIHLKTGGGKTKHVPPNE
- the rsmG gene encoding 16S rRNA (guanine(527)-N(7))-methyltransferase RsmG: MSIGNFESMMNDHQREKIEKYLAELYRWNKKINLTSVDEEKAWETLVEPSLAMLEFFPSHEGLKVFDIGSGGGIPAIILAVAMPGNTFFAVESVAKKCDFLTHIVAMLKIENLLPLNVHTSSILEKEEYFESADVVTSRQVKPKEVLEAARHLLHGGGVAILHRSPKEDYEEPGFRLTGSNNSSVSLTME
- a CDS encoding (Fe-S)-binding protein, whose translation is MDKYTKLEELKSNINKCVLCAGCHAGCPTYQHSRMEHDSARGKVLLAGALMRGEIEPDKKLMEKFEHCLTCMNCREVCPAGAEPVKVINAARSEIFTRTNGNRTARYIYNSILPEKRFLSMFSKGMALATSIFRLLPSMPGLPFVKDGRKRIFPNFKLGNLKKDLPDVIPADGKPLLKAAYFTGCMADAAFHDTGKAVIDLLHSAGIEVHLFRDEVCCSAPAYFAGDHDSSKVMADKNIELFTSREVDLIVTSCATCGSMLKEIYPKIASHPKKEEFSEKIIDYQKLIADKLTEKIKYEKGGTPLRVTYHDPCHLNRGMNINKEPREILKKLPGVEFVEMENPGSCCGGAGSFALKFYGDSVDIGRSKGEAIAKSGADMVVTACPSCRMQLKDIATRYAPGVEVTDTAVLLGKLLKK
- the gspE gene encoding type II secretion system ATPase GspE, producing MSELGTIEQILKNSGRIPEENWRSIKNQSAAGRQSLWKTAVALGYVSEIEVLKAIAEKFNLHLYDKGDLPESSFDLKRHNVSLGFLSENKIYPVKTSGEVVEAVVNDPASIPLVEAMFVGEDKTVVASLATENLIHHAIEKRFGTGASVMESIVDRVGAMDSMAGEDEEESIDSLADLASGAPVIKIVNLLISRAVETGASDIHIEPFEKILYVRYRIDGVLHGMEAPPLKMHPSIVSRVKIMARLNIAEKRLPQDGRMRSRIGGRDIDMRVSIIPTVYGESVVIRILDRGNVLVELEKLGFPENELTILNEIIKRPYGMLLVTGPTGSGKTTTLYAALQKINTPDKKIITIEDPVEYQMQGVNQIPVRPNIGLTFQNGLRSIVRQDPDVIMVGEIRDVETAEIAIQASLTGHMVFSTVHTNDSAGAITRLLDMGVEHYLISSALVGALAQRLVRILCTSCRTPYKPDRETLKMISGKSSAIDTTIYRENGCVECAHTGYRGRIGIYELLNIDDEIRNLILSKTSSHIIKEKAREKGLITLREDGWRKVREGITSVSEVIRVTTAEVI
- a CDS encoding type II secretion system F family protein; amino-acid sequence: MPIFSYMATDPSGKTATGVMEAPDKDAVIEKLQRERFFPISIEPQRKSRKGGLELPFMKKSLSPKETMNFTSQMATLLRSGMEIDRCLNVLLELADTEKGRETIRRIRDSVNGGDTLSTAMGKQKGAFTTLYLSMVRAGETGGFLEKTFDRLAWFLDSRMKMIESIKSALVYPAVVALTGFAAILVLATNVIPRFASIFEKMGGELPASTRFLVASSNFILNNWIVLSIAIFAVIAGIKAYISSENGKRKWDALLFHVPLVGDIIKKSSVAQFTRTLGTLLQSGVPIVEALEIVKLTLSNTVISDAVGKTIQDVKEGRRISKRLKDTGVFPTLAVHMTLVGEETGTLDEMMLRMAHIYDGEVETSVKRALTLFEPAMILVMGLGVAFIVVSMLTAIVSINDLPF
- a CDS encoding zinc ribbon domain-containing protein yields the protein MECPDCGANLNDGASVCTECGIVLKDFDKDHKINLMSNIDKQTFKNLHDKEGSMFSPGFIVIGIILTIISYYAMTKENPVKGMVMGPQLYRDPTPEEKWDMQISKRERLKKEKDEKEKALKPKESR